In Anopheles arabiensis isolate DONGOLA chromosome 2, AaraD3, whole genome shotgun sequence, the genomic window TAAACTCATCTTCTTAGAAGCAATCCAATGTGGGATGCTTACAATTTGTTGCACACATTGCACTTCACGTCCTTCACGCCGTGGACGCAATCCACGTGCATCTTTAAGTTCGCCAGGAAGTTGAACGACCTTCCACACTGATCGCACTTGTACTTTTTGTCCGCCTCGTCCGTCGTAGTTGGCGCATGGGCCTTCATCATGTGTTGATGCAGATTCTGGTGCACCTCCTTGCAGACCTCGCATCTGTACACAGCAGGACGCAACATTGCGATATTAATAGAGATATTAAATAGAGACGTTACGATTCACAAATACTAACCGATACTTTTCCGGATTGTTGTGCATGTCGATGTGCGTGATGACCTGTTGCCGGTTGACTTGCCTGGTGGAACAATAGGGACACCGCAGGtacatgtttttgttgtgctccTTCACCATGTGGGCGCGCAGGTCGCTCAGGTTGTCGTACGTCGGCGAGTCGGTCTGCTCCTCCTCGCATATATCGCACGCGATGACCTTGTAAAAGTCCAGCACCTCGTGGTCGGGTCCTTTCTCCTTCGGTACGTGCGGTTTCGGCACGTGCAGCTTCTCGTGCTTCTCCCGCAGATCCTCCGTCTCGAACTTTCGCTTGCACAAACTGCACGGATACGGGAGGTTCTCCTCCAGCTGGCTCTGGTGCACGCGCATGTGCTTCTTCAGCGATATGTTGCAGTCCGTGTACTTGCCGCAGATCTGGCACCTGGCGCAAAAAGGGGTAAAGGAATGACGgttaaattaaaaccaaaactTTTGGCCAAAAGCGACAAACTCACTTATTCTTCTCCGGATCGTCGTGCGTCTCCATGTGACTCACGAACATTCCCGGCGTGTGGCATTTCTTCTCACACCTGGGACACTTCAGATACGGCGGCTGGTTGTGCTCCACCCGGTAGTGCAAGTGCGCTTCGGCAAACCGTTTGAACGTCACTTTCTCCTCACAGACGTGACACGCAAACTCGTCCACATACTGAAAGATCTTGTTATCGCGCGCACCGTGATCGTTCTCCAGACTGCACTGATACTCGTAGAAGGCAAAATCATCCATATTCAGTTCCCGTTGCAGCTGCAGCCTCGCCTCGTACTCCGGATCATCGCCCGGTTCATATTCGCTCGGCTctgtttcttcctcttttacctcttcctcctcatcctcctcctcatcgctGTCCTGCTCCATATCGCTGAAATATTTTGCCTTCCGCACACGTGTCGATCTTCGTTCGGGTCGTGAGGTACCACCACTGTCCGGCGCATCCTCGTCTTCCCGCTCCGTTTTTACCTCTCTCTTTATTGCCCTTGGGGTGGGTACGATTGGTGAGGCGTTTCGCTGCACACTCGCATTCTTCGGTGGACGACCTCGGCGACGCTTAACAGGCACTTGCTCATCGTTGCCACCCGTCGAATCCAGGGAGGTGTTGTGCTCGTCCATGCtggaattgttttcttttttaatgatCCGCAACGATGTGTCCGGTTCCACTTTGATCTGCTTCCGTGGCCGGCCTCGGCCACGCTTGACGGGCTGTTCGTCCTCCGGCACGAAGAAGTCGATAGCGACGGTTGAACTTTCCCCAGCACTGGACGGTTTCATTTGGCCGTTCAATATAACAGGCTGTTGGCGGGATTCTGATTCGGGCCGGTCCGTCTGTTCGTGGTTTTCAAATGCATCCAGTCGGTAAACCGTTCCATCTCCGTCCTGCTCGACCTCGATTTCGAAAAGGCTAAACTCCTGATCGTTTgacttcttctttctctcgaGTGCCGAGCCCCTGCTGGGCTTTCCTGCTCATCGCTTCCATCGTACGAAGCATTGGGAATCTGTTTCATCTGCATCCGGAGCTCCTCGGCATCTTCCTCGAGGAATTCAATGTTTTTCAGTTCTCCCATCTCATCGTTTGCGGCTGCAACACGGTCAGATTATCAGATAACAGGCAAAACATTAGGTTCAATCAACACTTACTCAACTCATCGACTGTGGTTCCATCGTCCGAATCGTGGAGGGCTTCGAGCTTGGTGTAGTACCGATGGAAGTTGTGTATGGTGGTCCAGCAATCCATACAAATGTGAGGCTCGCTGGCGGGATTCAGCTGCAGAGGAGAagtaaacacaaaaccaatgaAACGTTATTGCACTGTTGTTTAGCACCGAGTCAatcttgttgtttgttgtggcgTCACTACGGTGCGCTGCGTGTTTGCAAGCGCTCGATGGAGCGGAACCTCCGGAAGATTGCACTTACATCAAACCACAGGTGTTTCGATATGACTGATGCCATATGCAGGTCCCGGTTGGATTCACTAAACACGTCCAATAGCCATTTGGATTCGCTGGTTAGGCAAAGGGCGCAATCCCTTTCGCTACTCATTTTCGGGCTGCGTTAATTCGCTGCCGAGCGTCGAAATATGAAAAGATGGACTGATGGCTTGATGTTTTCGGGCTTGACAGTTGACAGCCATGTTGGGAGTGGGTCGCGGTTACACTCACCGCATCGCTTTCCAAACAAACTGACAGCATGCGAAACGCTTCAAGCGAGCTGCTGGGCGATGAAGCgtgaacaattttaaaatgacAGTTAATTTAGAATAAATTTCACCACGGTGAAGAAAAGGCGTTTATATGGAGAATTGAAGAGcaaaatcattaaaacataTCTCATACGATACCCATCTATTAATTAATTGTGTAAAATTGATTTGCGTGTAAAATAACTATTATTGCAGTATCATCTGTAGGTCTATTGTTAGCGATTCGATCTAGAGCGTGGTTATATCAATTTTTAGGCTGCATTCGTGATatgaataattgtttttttttaactaaaagATCGATTTAGTTAGCTTATTATAAAttgaggaaaagaaaatacgATTACTGTCTGATCGTAATCAAACCTtcataaatgttttattaaaagctACCTATTTGCACATCTCTACACAAAAGTACAACTAAAGatgaatttaaacatttcacTTAAATTAGCCTACAACTTCAATTCGTTCGTACAACTATAACCGAAGCAATATTTTCCTCCGGACGTGCCTGTATCTCTTGCCATTCGAGCGGATGTGCCTTCTTGCGATGTTTGTACAGATTCGAAATGTAGCCGAacgatttaaaacaaaacgcacactgGTACTTGttcgtgcgcgtgtgtgtcgtCATGTGTTCGATCATCGTCAGCTTCAAACAGAAGCCCTTGCCACAGATTTCGCACTTGTGTTTGCGCGAATCAATCGTCGCTTCGCACGTGTTCTTCTGGTGCCGCTTCATGTGGAACATGGAGCGGAACGATTTGCCACACATTTCGCAGCTGACCGGCCCATCGTCGGAGTGCTGCGAGGTCATGTGCTTCTTCACGTTGGTAAGCCGTATCTGCTTGTTGCAGAGCTTGCAGGTCGTAAACTGCACCAGCGTATCATCGTGAATGCCCTTGTGTACCTCCAGCGCGCCACgtgttttgaacattttgggGCAATGTTCGCACATCAGCATCTGGTCGGTGTGAGCTGTTCGCTTGTGCACCTGGAACGCTTTGAGATTGAAGCTGAAAAGCGGAAAGAGGCGGTGATCGGTGAGGGCTGAATGCAAGGCTTATTAGCGTCAAATAAATACTTACTACTTATTGCATACATTGCAACGGATGTCTTTCGAGCCATGAACACAGTCAATGTGCATTTTCAAATTGGCCAGGAAGTTAAACATTCGTCCGCACTGGTCACACTTGTACTTTCTGTCCGCCGGAATCGCAGTCGTGGGTGTGTGGGCTTTGACCATGTGCGAATCGAGATTTTGATAGACTTCCTTGCAAACCTCACACCTATGTAGGCAGGAAAATACCCCCATTCTTTGTTATTCAGAGCTCCCAATTGCCAACACATTTACAGCATACTCACCGATACTTCTCCGGATTATTGTGCATATCGATATGCGTGATGAGATGCTGCCGGTACAGATTCCTCTTGTTGCAGATCGGGCATTTCAGGTACGCTCCCTTGTTGTGCTCCTGCTCCATGTGCACCCGCAGGTCCCAGAAGTTCTCGAACGAGGTCGAATCGGGGCTTTGCTCTTCGCACACATCGCAGTAGATGCGTTTGTAGAACGCCAGCACCTCCAGATCCGGGCCCTTTTCCCGCTTGACCAGCGGTTTGGGCACGTGCAGTTTTTCGTGCTTGTTGCGCTGTTCTTCCGATTCGAACTTTCGTTTGCAACGACTGCAAGGGAAGGGTAGGTTCTCTTCCAGCTGACTCAAATGCACTCGCATGTGCTTCTTGAGCGAGATGTTACAGTCCGTTATTTTGCCGCAAATGTTGCATCtagcaaaaaagagagagagagaatcaTTCGTGTGTCCACTGCCGGAATACCGATTATGGATCTTACTTATACTTTTCCGGATCTTCGTGCGTCTCCATGTGGCTCACGAACATGCCGGGCGTAAAACACTTCTTCTCGCATTTCGTACACTTCA contains:
- the LOC120897171 gene encoding LOW QUALITY PROTEIN: zinc finger protein 62 homolog (The sequence of the model RefSeq protein was modified relative to this genomic sequence to represent the inferred CDS: deleted 2 bases in 1 codon) yields the protein MAHITSCALCLTAESQWFVRVFDEANTTLNMAQIISKYLWFDLKPAAQPCVCGECWSSVHDFHQFYTKLENIHCDELVAADSTEQQPTEFELPEETHQKEDQLQKSIDDGYERKHVPTVEVIDSSEKRNNSDSAANEPAKPHTQTDAMETMDKGDKKHFVEVEDYASNDDDTGGYCPSDDNMLDGDTLNTEGRDESIDKKPTINNATVVAIPVEQLSVKRGRGRPPKPKLEQQSVAVDAKESPKDTSASEQTPAKRPRGRPPKRKLDISSASPNVAQKSEAPPAVIETSLVATTTEPVKRRRGRPPKNALTAVAVHSGRGRKVHSVTGNKRSTALRTKVKKEIIRGQEPTYTDSGESESENGSDYEAANAKKSRQSVRRATDERIFKYVDEFCCHYCVENVTFKRFVDADRHYKLVHNEPGFLKCTKCEKKCFTPGMFVSHMETHEDPEKYKCNICGKITDCNISLKKHMRVHLSQLEENLPFPCSRCKRKFESEEQRNKHEKLHVPKPLVKREKGPDLEVLAFYKRIYCDVCEEQSPDSTSFENFWDLRVHMEQEHNKGAYLKCPICNKRNLYRQHLITHIDMHNNPEKYRCEVCKEVYQNLDSHMVKAHTPTTAIPADRKYKCDQCGRMFNFLANLKMHIDCVHGSKDIRCNVCNKYFNLKAFQVHKRTAHTDQMLMCEHCPKMFKTRGALEVHKGIHDDTLVQFTTCKLCNKQIRLTNVKKHMTSQHSDDGPVSCEMCGKSFRSMFHMKRHQKNTCEATIDSRKHKCEICGKGFCLKLTMIEHMTTHTRTNKYQCAFCFKSFGYISNLYKHRKKAHPLEWQEIQARPEENIASVIVVRTN
- the LOC120893447 gene encoding LOW QUALITY PROTEIN: zinc finger protein 665-like (The sequence of the model RefSeq protein was modified relative to this genomic sequence to represent the inferred CDS: deleted 2 bases in 1 codon) — protein: MSSERDCALCLTSESKWLLDVFSESNRDLHMASVISKHLWFDLNPASEPHICMDCWTTIHNFHRYYTKLEALHDSDDGTTVDELTANDEMGELKNIEFLEEDAEELRMQMKQIPNASYDGSDEQESPAGARHSRERRSQTIRSLAFSKSRSSRTEMERFTDWMHLKTTNRRTGPNQNPANSLLYYGQMKPSSAGESSTVAIDFFVPEDEQPVKRGRGRPRKQIKVEPDTSLRIIKKENNSSMDEHNTSLDSTGGNDEQVPVKRRRGRPPKNASVQRNASPIVPTPRAIKREVKTEREDEDAPDSGGTSRPERRSTRVRKAKYFSDMEQDSDEEEDEEEEVKEEETEPSEYEPGDDPEYEARLQLQRELNMDDFAFYEYQCSLENDHGARDNKIFQYVDEFACHVCEEKVTFKRFAEAHLHYRVEHNQPPYLKCPRCEKKCHTPGMFVSHMETHDDPEKNKCQICGKYTDCNISLKKHMRVHQSQLEENLPYPCSLCKRKFETEDLREKHEKLHVPKPHVPKEKGPDHEVLDFYKVIACDICEEEQTDSPTYDNLSDLRAHMVKEHNKNMYLRCPYCSTRQVNRQQVITHIDMHNNPEKYRCEVCKEVHQNLHQHMMKAHAPTTTDEADKKYKCDQCGRSFNFLANLKMHVDCVHGVKDVKCNVCNKFFNYRAYRTHKRTAHTDLMLMCELCPKMFKNRKSFEVHKASHEGLLLRMTNCVLCGKLIRTCSMSKHMKTIHSEEDPVNCDLCGKMFRTTFHMKRHQKNTCEVTMDSRSFKCEVCGKGFSTKLTMMEHMTTHTRTNQYQCAFCFKSFGYISNLYKHRKKAHPLEWQEVQAHPEENIASVIVVRN